In Rhodamnia argentea isolate NSW1041297 chromosome 11, ASM2092103v1, whole genome shotgun sequence, one genomic interval encodes:
- the LOC115747293 gene encoding MADS-box transcription factor 23-like, translating into MGRGKIVIQKIDSSASRQVTFSKRRNGLLKKAKELSILCDAEVGVIVFSCTGKLHEFASSSMRSTVDRYAKSKQDHHGEKNPVEELRLRQREVADLKQQLLDMQDYRRHLMGEELSTLSIGNLQNLEKQLAMSLKAVRTRKCQVLSEEIGDLNEKASNASDSREVTSREVPFTAADRCDLRLRHYSHASHSRSEVNEAAQIAMEPRHDEYNRTLYNFTHAAQTKV; encoded by the exons ATGGGGAGAGGAAAGATTGTGATCCAAAAGATAGACAGCTCCGCGAGCAGGCAAGTGACCTTCTCAAAGCGAAGAAATGGGCTGCTCAAGAAGGCCAAGGAGCTCTCTATTCTGTGCGACGCCGAGGTCGGCGTCATCGTCTTCTCTTGCACCGGCAAGCTCCACGAATTCGCCAGCtctag CATGAGGTCCACAGTCGACCGTTACGCTAAATCCAAACAAGATCATCATGGAGAGAAAAATCCCGTCGAAGAACTCCGG CTTCGGCAAAGGGAAGTCGCAGATTTAAAGCAGCAACTACTCGACATGCAGGATTACCGCAG GCATCTGATGGGCGAAGAACTTTCCACCTTAAGCATCGGAAACTTGCAGAATCTGGAGAAGCAATTGGCAATGAGCTTGAAGGCTGTCCGAACAAGGAAG TGTCAGGTTTTGAGTGAAGAAATAGGAGATCTCAATGAAAAG GCATCGAATGCAAGTGATTCCAGAGAAGTTACAAGTAGGGAAGTTCCATTCACTGCTGCTGATAGATGCGACTTACGCTTGCGCCATTATTCACATGCAAGTCATTCACGCTCTGAAGTAAATGAAGCAGCACAGATTGCAATGGAGCCAAGGCATGATGAGTATAACCGTACATTGTATAACTTCACACATGCAGCTCAAACCAAAGTCTAG
- the LOC115747289 gene encoding MADS-box transcription factor 23-like isoform X2, whose protein sequence is MVKGKIAIRKINCSKSRQVTFFKRRTGLLKKAKELSILCDAEIGVIIFSCTGKLYDYASTSMNSVIERYNKMKQDNQQQSITAAAIQFLQTETESLNQQLRCLQECNRRLMGEELSKLGLEDLKNLENVLEMGLKNVRSRKIHMEEMRELKRKVDDVEQENVQLRKKLRVVGRDHRESDGEFFAETSCNKERSKMSSQAIPYEDDMPERIVLQLSLQPKPYLLDVQKAASG, encoded by the exons atggtgaagggtaAGATTGCGATCCGGAAGATTAATTGCTCGAAGAGCAGGCAAGTGACTTTCTTCAAGAGGAGGACTGGGCTGCTGAAGAAGGCAAAGGAGCTCTCCATTCTTTGCGACGCTGAAATTGgcgtcatcatcttctcctgCACTGGCAAGCTTTACGACTACGCAAGCACCAG CATGAATTCAGTTATCGAACGTTATAACAAAATGAAGCAGGATAACCAGCAACAATCTATTACTGCTGCGGCGATCCAG TTTTTGCAAACGGAGACGGAGAGCTTGAACCAGCAGCTGAGGTGTTTGCAGGAATGCAACAG GCGACTGATGGGAGAAGAGCTTTCCAAACTAGGTTTGGAGGACttgaaaaatctggaaaacGTCTTGGAAATGGGTTTGAAGAATGTGCGCTCGAGGAAG ATTCACATGGAAGAAATGAGGGAGCTAAAGAGAAAG GTTGACGACGTCGAACAAGAAAATGTACagctgcggaagaagttgagagtAGTAGGTCGTGATCATAGAGAATCGGATGGCGAG TTTTTTGCAGAAACTAGTTGTAATAAAGAAAGGAGCAAGATGAGTTCTCAAGCAATCCCGTACGAAGATGACATGCCTGAACGTATCGTTCTGCAACTAAGCTTGCAACCAAAGCCCTATCTTTTGGATGTGCAAAAAGCTGCAAGTGGATAA
- the LOC115747289 gene encoding MADS-box transcription factor 23-like isoform X1 produces the protein MVKGKIAIRKINCSKSRQVTFFKRRTGLLKKAKELSILCDAEIGVIIFSCTGKLYDYASTSMNSVIERYNKMKQDNQQQSITAAAIQFLQTETESLNQQLRCLQECNRRLMGEELSKLGLEDLKNLENVLEMGLKNVRSRKDQIHMEEMRELKRKVDDVEQENVQLRKKLRVVGRDHRESDGEFFAETSCNKERSKMSSQAIPYEDDMPERIVLQLSLQPKPYLLDVQKAASG, from the exons atggtgaagggtaAGATTGCGATCCGGAAGATTAATTGCTCGAAGAGCAGGCAAGTGACTTTCTTCAAGAGGAGGACTGGGCTGCTGAAGAAGGCAAAGGAGCTCTCCATTCTTTGCGACGCTGAAATTGgcgtcatcatcttctcctgCACTGGCAAGCTTTACGACTACGCAAGCACCAG CATGAATTCAGTTATCGAACGTTATAACAAAATGAAGCAGGATAACCAGCAACAATCTATTACTGCTGCGGCGATCCAG TTTTTGCAAACGGAGACGGAGAGCTTGAACCAGCAGCTGAGGTGTTTGCAGGAATGCAACAG GCGACTGATGGGAGAAGAGCTTTCCAAACTAGGTTTGGAGGACttgaaaaatctggaaaacGTCTTGGAAATGGGTTTGAAGAATGTGCGCTCGAGGAAG GACCAGATTCACATGGAAGAAATGAGGGAGCTAAAGAGAAAG GTTGACGACGTCGAACAAGAAAATGTACagctgcggaagaagttgagagtAGTAGGTCGTGATCATAGAGAATCGGATGGCGAG TTTTTTGCAGAAACTAGTTGTAATAAAGAAAGGAGCAAGATGAGTTCTCAAGCAATCCCGTACGAAGATGACATGCCTGAACGTATCGTTCTGCAACTAAGCTTGCAACCAAAGCCCTATCTTTTGGATGTGCAAAAAGCTGCAAGTGGATAA
- the LOC115747290 gene encoding MADS-box transcription factor 23-like isoform X1 codes for MVKGKIAIRKINCSKSRQVTFFKRRTGLMKKAKELSILCDAEIGVIIFSCTGKLYDYASTSMKSVIERYNKMKQENQQQPLIATEIQFLQKEAESLKQQLKCLQECNRRLMGKELSKLSLEDLKQLENILEMGLKNIRSRKDQSFMEEMRELKRKVDDVEQENVELRKKLRVKSGDYIEFKGEFSAETSWSKEMSQMSAQAIPDKDDIPERILLQLSLQPKPYLLDAQKIASG; via the exons ATGGTGAAGGGGAAGATCGCGATCCGAAAGATTAATTGCTCGAAGAGCAGGCAAGTGACTTTCTTCAAGAGAAGGACTGGCCTGATGAAGAAGGCGAAGGAGCTCTCAATTCTTTGTGACGCTGAAATCGGTGtcattatcttctcttgcaCTGGCAAGCTCTATGACTATGCGAGCACCAg CATGAAGTCAGTTATCGAACGTTATAACAAAATGAAGCAGGAGAACCAGCAACAACCTCTTATTGCTACGGAGATCCAG TTTTTGCAAAAGGAGGCTGAGAGCTTGAAGCAACAGCTGAAGTGTCTGCAGGAATGCAACAG GCGACTGATGGGAAAAGAGCTTTCCAAGCTAAGTTTGGAGGACTTGAAACAGTTGGAAAATATCTTGGAAATGGGCTTGAAGAATATCCGCTCGAGGAAG GACCAGAGTTTCATGGAAGAAATGAGGGAGCTAAAGCGAAAG GTTGATGACGTTGAACAAGAAAATGTAGAATTGCGGAAGAAATTGAGAGTCAAAAGTGGTGATTATATTGAATTCAAGGGGGAG TTTTCTGCAGAAACTAGTTGGAGTAAAGAAATGAGCCAGATGAGTGCTCAAGCAATACCGGATAAAGATGACATCCCTGAGCGTATCCTTCTCCAATTAAGCTTGCAACCAAAGCCCTATCTTTTGGATGCGCAAAAAATTGCAAGCGGCTAA
- the LOC115747290 gene encoding MADS-box transcription factor 23-like isoform X2, with the protein MVKGKIAIRKINCSKSRQVTFFKRRTGLMKKAKELSILCDAEIGVIIFSCTGKLYDYASTSMKSVIERYNKMKQENQQQPLIATEIQFLQKEAESLKQQLKCLQECNRRLMGKELSKLSLEDLKQLENILEMGLKNIRSRKVDDVEQENVELRKKLRVKSGDYIEFKGEFSAETSWSKEMSQMSAQAIPDKDDIPERILLQLSLQPKPYLLDAQKIASG; encoded by the exons ATGGTGAAGGGGAAGATCGCGATCCGAAAGATTAATTGCTCGAAGAGCAGGCAAGTGACTTTCTTCAAGAGAAGGACTGGCCTGATGAAGAAGGCGAAGGAGCTCTCAATTCTTTGTGACGCTGAAATCGGTGtcattatcttctcttgcaCTGGCAAGCTCTATGACTATGCGAGCACCAg CATGAAGTCAGTTATCGAACGTTATAACAAAATGAAGCAGGAGAACCAGCAACAACCTCTTATTGCTACGGAGATCCAG TTTTTGCAAAAGGAGGCTGAGAGCTTGAAGCAACAGCTGAAGTGTCTGCAGGAATGCAACAG GCGACTGATGGGAAAAGAGCTTTCCAAGCTAAGTTTGGAGGACTTGAAACAGTTGGAAAATATCTTGGAAATGGGCTTGAAGAATATCCGCTCGAGGAAG GTTGATGACGTTGAACAAGAAAATGTAGAATTGCGGAAGAAATTGAGAGTCAAAAGTGGTGATTATATTGAATTCAAGGGGGAG TTTTCTGCAGAAACTAGTTGGAGTAAAGAAATGAGCCAGATGAGTGCTCAAGCAATACCGGATAAAGATGACATCCCTGAGCGTATCCTTCTCCAATTAAGCTTGCAACCAAAGCCCTATCTTTTGGATGCGCAAAAAATTGCAAGCGGCTAA
- the LOC115747223 gene encoding calcium-binding protein CBP-like encodes MAGYGYGGPYGSAGGYPSPAQPYGNPFAALMPSSFPAGTDPSLVACFQLADQDGSGLVDDRELQRALSSYNQSFSLRTVRLLMYLFTHTNTRRVGPREFIGLFHCLQMWRGTFERFDRDISGKIDGPELREALLSMGFVVPPVVVDLLVTKYDKYGDGSRAIEYDNFIECCLIVKGLTEKFKERDTMLSGSATFTYEAFMLTVLPFLTA; translated from the exons ATGGCCGGATACGGCTATGGTGGGCCATATGGATCTGCTGGTGGGTATCCGTCGCCGGCTCAGCCGTACGGGAACCCGTTCGCAGCGCTGATGCCGTCGTCCTTCCCGGCGGGCACCGATCCAAGTCTGGTCGCGTGCTTCCAATTGGCAGACCAAGACGGAAGCGGCCTGGTTGACGATAGAGAGCTGCAGAGAGCTCTTTCTTCTTACAACCAAAGCTTCAGCCTCCGCACAGTTCGCCTTCTCATGTACCTCTTCACTCACACAAACACCAGAAGAGTTG GGCCAAGGGAATTCATAGGACTATTTCACTGTCTTCAAATGTGGAGG GGGACATTTGAGAGATTTGACAGAGACATAAGTGGGAAAATCGATGGGCCGGAGCTGAGGGAGGCGCTCTTGAGCATGGGGTTTGTGGTGCCGCCGGTGGTGGTTGATTTGCTCGTCACTAAGTACGACAAATATGGAGATGGAAGCCGGGCGATTGAATATGATAACTTCATCGA ATGCTGCCTCATTGTCAAG ggattaACTGAGAAATTCAAGGAGAGAGATACCATGCTTTCTGGCTCGGCAACATTCACTTACGAGGCCTTTATGCTCACCGTCCTGCCCTTCCTCACTGCGTAG
- the LOC115747222 gene encoding MADS-box transcription factor 23-like, which yields MGRGKIVIQKIDSSASRQVTFSKRRNGLLKKAKELSILCDAEVGVVVFSCTGKFHEFSSSSMRSTMDRHTESKGHHGEKKPVKELELCQREVAGLRQQLLDMQEYCRHLTGQELSNLSLKDLQNLEKQLEMSLKAVRMRKYQVLNEEIGDLNKEASNASDSSEVTSRGVPHTFADRYN from the exons ATGGGGAGAGGGAAGATTGTGATCCAAAAGATAGACAGCTCGGCGAGTAGGCAAGTGACCTTCTCAAAGAGAAGAAATGGGCTGCTCAAGAAGGCCAAGGAGCTCTCCATTCTTTGTGACGCCGAGGTTGGTGTCGTCGTCTTCTCTTGCACCGGCAAGTTCCACGAATTCTCTAGCTCTag CATGAGATCCACAATGGACCGTCACACCGAATCCAAAGGCCATCATGGAGAAAAGAAACCAGTCAAAGAACTCGAG CTTTGCCAAAGGGAGGTCGCAGGCTTAAGGCAGCAACTGCTCGACATGCAGGAATACTGCAG GCATCTGACGGGCCAAGAACTTTCCAACCTAAGCCTAAAAGACTTGCAAAATTTGGAGAAGCAGTTGGAGATGAGCTTGAAGGCTGTCCGAATGAGAAAG TATCAGGTTTTGAATGAAGAAATAGGAGATCTCAATAAAGag GCATCGAATGCAAGTGATTCCAGCGAAGTTACAAGTAGGGGAGTTCCCCACACTTTCGCTGATCGATACAACTAA